Proteins encoded together in one Marinithermus hydrothermalis DSM 14884 window:
- a CDS encoding tetratricopeptide repeat protein — protein MRRLAALCLTLASLAAGQGPLGYVHGLVARGEYALARITLQDAVQTHPTEAWRLLAEIALIEGRLEEAARALEAARKAGLDAGPYYWLQGRLALAQGDYAKAWSALRAAVIYTGNARYALDWGLAGLVQGDAARATQGFAKAQRAGADGQAAYLEGLALLAQDPEAALERFRQAMRDLPPEHPVALEARYWAGRALERLGRVREARAVYRGLLRIDPDNALAQAALDRVGP, from the coding sequence ATGCGACGCCTCGCGGCGCTCTGCCTCACCCTCGCGAGCCTCGCGGCCGGCCAGGGCCCCCTAGGGTACGTTCACGGCCTGGTGGCGCGCGGCGAGTACGCCCTCGCCCGCATCACCCTCCAGGACGCGGTTCAGACCCACCCCACCGAGGCCTGGCGCCTCCTCGCGGAGATCGCCCTCATCGAAGGCCGCCTCGAGGAGGCCGCCCGCGCCCTCGAGGCCGCCCGAAAGGCCGGGTTGGATGCGGGGCCCTACTACTGGCTCCAGGGCCGCCTCGCCCTCGCACAAGGGGACTACGCCAAGGCCTGGAGCGCCCTGCGCGCCGCGGTGATCTACACTGGAAACGCGCGGTACGCGCTCGACTGGGGCCTCGCGGGGCTCGTGCAAGGGGACGCGGCGCGGGCCACCCAAGGCTTCGCCAAAGCCCAACGCGCCGGCGCGGACGGGCAGGCCGCGTACCTCGAGGGCCTCGCCCTTCTCGCCCAGGATCCCGAGGCCGCCCTCGAGCGCTTCCGCCAAGCGATGCGCGACCTGCCCCCCGAGCACCCCGTGGCCCTCGAGGCCCGGTACTGGGCGGGCCGGGCCCTGGAGCGGCTCGGGCGGGTGCGGGAGGCTCGGGCGGTGTACCGGGGGCTGCTCCGGATCGACCCGGACAACGCCCTCGCCCAGGCGGCGCTGGACCGGGTTGGGCCTTGA
- a CDS encoding ATP phosphoribosyltransferase regulatory subunit has product MIAEGTRYHLPPEAHLRQQLLERLRDLFYAWGYEPIELPALEVHDLTHPLERRAFKLVDRNGQVLMLRSEFTTAVARLVRAYPEAVLPVRYQYAGPLWLREADAELGRMREHTQVGLELIGVSSPEADAELLELAWEALKVAGVPEARIEVGLPSFVRDILEAARLPEDATEALRRAVDRKNTPELEALVEAHRLRGRVREAILALPDLYGGVEVLREARGYALSERARIDLDWLERVLELLPEGLEVLLDLGKARRYEYYTGIHFRAYTPDFGLPLMGGGRYDGGLLPFAAGFALGLERLMEARRAQAALEPPEAIATDRALARRLRAEGKRVELAWTADLEALRAYARRRGIRYLAHEGRLVEVEP; this is encoded by the coding sequence ATGATTGCGGAAGGGACCCGCTACCACCTCCCCCCCGAAGCCCACTTGCGCCAGCAGCTGCTGGAGCGGCTGCGCGACCTGTTCTACGCCTGGGGGTACGAACCCATCGAGCTCCCGGCCCTCGAGGTCCACGACCTCACGCATCCCCTGGAGCGCCGCGCCTTTAAGCTCGTGGACCGGAACGGCCAGGTCCTCATGCTGCGGAGCGAGTTCACCACGGCCGTCGCTCGCCTGGTGCGCGCCTACCCCGAGGCGGTCCTCCCGGTGCGCTACCAGTACGCGGGGCCGTTGTGGCTGCGCGAAGCGGACGCGGAGCTCGGCCGCATGCGCGAGCACACCCAGGTGGGCCTCGAGCTCATCGGGGTTTCCTCCCCCGAGGCGGACGCGGAACTCCTCGAGCTGGCCTGGGAGGCCCTCAAGGTCGCCGGGGTGCCCGAGGCGCGGATCGAGGTGGGGCTGCCCTCGTTCGTGCGAGACATCCTCGAGGCCGCCCGGCTGCCGGAGGACGCCACCGAGGCCCTGCGCCGCGCGGTGGACCGCAAGAACACCCCCGAGCTCGAGGCGCTGGTGGAGGCCCACCGGCTCCGGGGGCGGGTGCGGGAGGCCATCCTGGCCCTGCCGGACCTGTACGGAGGCGTCGAGGTGCTGCGCGAAGCGCGCGGGTACGCCCTCAGCGAACGCGCCCGGATCGATCTGGACTGGTTAGAGCGCGTCCTCGAGCTGCTCCCCGAGGGGCTCGAGGTGCTCTTGGACCTGGGGAAGGCCCGGCGGTACGAGTACTACACCGGGATCCACTTCCGGGCCTACACCCCCGACTTTGGCCTGCCCCTCATGGGGGGCGGGCGGTACGACGGCGGGTTATTGCCATTCGCCGCGGGGTTCGCCTTGGGCCTCGAGCGCCTGATGGAGGCCCGCCGCGCCCAGGCGGCCCTCGAGCCCCCGGAGGCCATTGCGACAGACCGGGCGCTGGCCCGGCGTTTGCGGGCGGAAGGCAAGCGCGTGGAGCTCGCCTGGACCGCGGACCTCGAGGCC
- a CDS encoding E3 binding domain-containing protein: MTEPKITPLARRLAEENGINWRELKGTGPDGTIVERDILAYLAKVMAGEVDLPPAPAEAAAPPAEVPDLSAAQAALAKEGLNLDDLVPTSSQDSPAPEDTTWEFELDLDDLESPPEEEALTWAEASPEPAPPPAESSPEEALTWPDPPQMPDLDALTPEEEPARTPPDAGTASEEERPPVEAKEPLEASVEDAPPVLAPEATPGAEHLTWEDVPSPVLGPDEAALETAPPLPETAPALAAAGTEGEDEAVDLELEDATVAPVPVPTPTASGATATLGPVYRRVVSLEAAAAAARDLAEAWGVRVPLLLFVYRAAACALEELGASLPPVVGSYEEGRVRAYAVPPATGLKATLEALQEACEPGEGLAVLSLEATALDEVVLPGTPLLTLGRAGLPEGLGLLSLSEYPAEEAERLLERVAYYLERPILLA, translated from the coding sequence ATGACGGAACCCAAGATCACACCGCTTGCCCGCAGGCTGGCCGAGGAGAACGGCATCAACTGGCGGGAACTCAAAGGCACCGGACCGGACGGCACCATCGTCGAGCGGGACATCCTCGCCTACCTGGCCAAGGTCATGGCCGGCGAGGTGGACCTGCCCCCTGCACCGGCGGAGGCCGCCGCACCGCCGGCCGAGGTGCCCGACCTGAGCGCCGCGCAAGCCGCCCTGGCAAAGGAGGGCCTGAACCTGGACGACCTGGTGCCCACCTCCTCCCAGGACTCCCCTGCCCCCGAGGACACCACGTGGGAGTTCGAGCTGGACCTGGACGACCTGGAATCCCCACCCGAGGAGGAGGCCCTGACCTGGGCGGAAGCCTCCCCCGAGCCCGCCCCGCCTCCCGCGGAATCCTCGCCGGAAGAGGCCCTGACGTGGCCGGACCCTCCCCAGATGCCGGACCTCGACGCCCTCACGCCGGAAGAGGAGCCCGCCCGCACCCCGCCGGACGCCGGAACGGCCTCGGAGGAGGAACGCCCCCCGGTGGAGGCCAAGGAGCCCCTCGAGGCCTCCGTGGAGGACGCCCCGCCCGTCCTGGCCCCTGAAGCTACGCCCGGCGCGGAGCACCTCACCTGGGAGGACGTGCCGTCGCCCGTCCTAGGCCCGGACGAAGCCGCCCTCGAGACCGCCCCGCCCCTTCCGGAAACGGCGCCTGCGCTGGCAGCCGCGGGCACCGAGGGGGAGGACGAGGCGGTCGACCTGGAGCTCGAGGACGCGACGGTAGCCCCCGTCCCCGTCCCCACTCCCACCGCGTCGGGCGCGACGGCCACCCTCGGCCCGGTCTACCGCCGGGTGGTCTCGCTGGAAGCAGCCGCTGCGGCCGCGCGGGACCTCGCGGAGGCCTGGGGCGTTCGGGTGCCGCTCCTGCTCTTCGTGTACCGGGCCGCGGCGTGCGCGCTGGAGGAGCTCGGTGCCTCCCTCCCGCCTGTCGTGGGGAGTTACGAGGAGGGCCGGGTGCGGGCTTACGCCGTACCGCCCGCCACGGGGCTCAAGGCTACCCTCGAAGCCTTGCAGGAGGCGTGCGAGCCGGGAGAGGGGCTCGCGGTCCTCTCCCTGGAGGCGACCGCGCTGGACGAGGTGGTCCTCCCCGGCACCCCGCTCCTCACCCTGGGCCGCGCGGGCCTACCGGAAGGGCTGGGCCTGCTCTCCCTGAGCGAGTACCCCGCGGAAGAAGCGGAACGCCTCCTGGAGCGCGTGGCCTACTACCTAGAGCGGCCCATCCTCCTGGCCTGA
- a CDS encoding S-layer homology domain-containing protein, whose translation MKKRLVVLLAGLLTVLSMGFGSAQFSDVPAGHWAKEAVEKLADEGIILGFPDGTFRGNEGLTRYQAALIIFRVLETIREEQLAQLDEETLTALRNAVQELAAELSSLGVRVGALEDNAATKDDVARLEAAINELRAQPVPEPGVDEKALRELAERVEAASIAADTALAQAQQLNEQLGAVEGDLAALRSLVEANADSIKALNDLAVLLNQDVLELQDRVTALEKVGQPDVSGLASQDQVVAVQEFATALRNDLVNLSNRVSALDTQVADIDERLQTVEANVFTVTGSVNATYEVRRSWGAMENFDIDRVIPDTAFSSGDGNNNDLIVDEEDLGDVKEGATDVSVSLEFATQTRDGTSTPGGLNLHEAVVEFGITPDYLVDTDGDGNADAVGYVFYVKDFDTVFSIGNAPLTFSFGQNPTWKFTEYLGDNDENGRGDGFVATFEPGFGTFTVVYGSKGADDGDNEYFRGARFATNLGDNIHLGASVLEEGADFPNNPDPRQAFGVDASVTLGPITASGEFVSSKVQSAAEADTVIVAKVELEPSESFSATAAYFSVDPDFDGTNNAGMSNDVTVNGLGGDDNEAEFGANTTGFEVTADVMLGAFEASVTYKNQTDFQNANGASSDDFTRLDADASLALGVFTLEGNFTNYTNATQPAESVMGASASLNLAAFTLKGFFDTTSVGGVQVEQNADAGFGDPEATTQFGVELTHDGSAENALIGGLDLTARYTAFPVAGGDDSEILVYGDLDAKLGIINLNPIFRFRSLSGATPVSTTKFGVQANTEPFALPLEPSLMGGYVTRSTNDNSTPVSETAYYAGLEFNKFLFENSTAKVAYGAYMGSNINNVLVGSAENAFDASADNLYANTGALEGRVTGLYFTWTYYDLTFDYADFNVDNNGTITHAQAFKMAYEVEFGEK comes from the coding sequence ATGAAGAAGCGGCTCGTAGTTCTTTTGGCCGGTCTCCTGACCGTGCTCTCCATGGGCTTCGGCTCGGCCCAGTTCTCCGACGTGCCGGCCGGTCACTGGGCCAAGGAAGCCGTGGAGAAGCTCGCGGACGAGGGGATCATCCTGGGCTTCCCGGATGGCACCTTCCGGGGTAACGAAGGCCTAACCCGCTACCAGGCGGCCCTCATCATCTTCCGCGTGCTGGAGACCATCCGCGAGGAGCAGCTGGCCCAGCTGGATGAGGAAACCCTCACCGCGCTGCGCAACGCGGTGCAGGAACTCGCCGCGGAGCTCTCCTCCCTCGGCGTGCGGGTGGGGGCCCTCGAGGACAACGCCGCCACCAAGGACGACGTGGCCCGCCTCGAGGCCGCCATCAACGAGCTGCGTGCGCAGCCCGTGCCGGAGCCGGGCGTGGATGAGAAGGCGCTCCGCGAACTGGCCGAGCGCGTGGAGGCCGCCAGCATCGCTGCGGACACCGCGCTGGCCCAGGCGCAGCAGCTCAACGAGCAGCTGGGCGCGGTGGAGGGCGACCTGGCCGCGCTGCGCTCCCTGGTGGAGGCCAACGCCGACAGCATCAAGGCCCTCAACGACCTCGCGGTGCTCCTGAACCAGGATGTCCTCGAGCTGCAGGACCGCGTGACCGCCCTGGAGAAGGTCGGGCAGCCTGACGTGAGCGGGCTGGCCAGCCAGGACCAGGTGGTCGCGGTGCAGGAGTTCGCGACCGCGCTCCGCAACGACCTGGTGAACCTGTCCAACCGGGTGAGCGCCCTGGACACCCAGGTCGCGGACATCGATGAGCGCCTCCAGACCGTTGAGGCGAACGTCTTCACGGTCACCGGCTCGGTGAACGCGACCTACGAGGTGCGCCGCAGCTGGGGCGCGATGGAGAACTTCGATATCGACCGCGTCATCCCGGACACCGCCTTCTCGAGCGGAGACGGGAACAATAACGATCTGATCGTGGACGAGGAGGACCTGGGCGACGTCAAGGAAGGCGCGACCGACGTCTCCGTCTCCCTGGAGTTCGCCACCCAGACCCGGGACGGCACCTCCACGCCCGGCGGGCTGAACCTCCACGAGGCCGTGGTCGAGTTCGGGATCACCCCGGACTATTTGGTCGACACCGACGGTGACGGCAACGCGGACGCGGTCGGCTACGTCTTCTACGTCAAGGACTTCGACACCGTCTTCTCCATCGGCAACGCGCCCCTGACCTTCTCCTTCGGCCAGAACCCCACCTGGAAGTTCACCGAGTACCTGGGCGACAACGACGAGAACGGGCGCGGCGACGGGTTCGTGGCCACCTTCGAGCCGGGCTTCGGCACCTTCACTGTCGTGTACGGCTCCAAGGGTGCCGACGACGGCGACAACGAATACTTCCGCGGGGCGCGCTTCGCCACCAACCTCGGCGACAACATCCACCTCGGCGCCTCCGTCCTCGAGGAAGGCGCGGACTTCCCGAACAACCCGGATCCGCGCCAGGCCTTTGGCGTGGACGCCTCCGTCACCCTCGGGCCGATCACCGCGAGCGGCGAGTTCGTGAGCTCCAAGGTTCAGAGCGCCGCTGAGGCGGACACCGTGATCGTCGCCAAGGTCGAGCTCGAGCCCAGCGAGAGCTTCTCCGCGACGGCGGCCTACTTCTCGGTGGACCCCGATTTTGACGGTACCAATAACGCGGGTATGTCCAATGACGTGACCGTCAACGGCTTGGGCGGCGACGACAACGAGGCCGAGTTCGGCGCGAACACCACTGGGTTCGAGGTGACCGCGGACGTCATGCTCGGCGCGTTCGAGGCCTCGGTCACCTACAAGAACCAGACCGACTTCCAGAACGCGAACGGCGCCTCCAGCGACGACTTCACCCGGCTTGACGCGGATGCGAGCCTCGCCCTGGGCGTCTTCACCCTCGAGGGTAACTTCACCAACTACACCAACGCGACCCAGCCCGCCGAGAGCGTGATGGGCGCCAGCGCGAGCCTGAACCTCGCGGCCTTCACCCTGAAGGGCTTCTTCGACACCACCAGCGTGGGCGGCGTCCAGGTCGAGCAGAACGCCGACGCCGGCTTTGGGGACCCCGAGGCCACCACCCAGTTCGGCGTGGAGCTCACCCACGACGGCTCGGCCGAGAACGCCCTCATCGGCGGCCTCGACCTGACCGCGCGCTACACCGCCTTCCCCGTCGCGGGCGGTGACGACAGCGAGATCCTGGTCTACGGTGACCTCGACGCCAAGCTCGGCATCATCAACCTCAACCCGATCTTCCGCTTCCGCAGCCTGAGCGGCGCCACCCCGGTGAGCACCACCAAGTTCGGCGTGCAGGCGAACACCGAGCCCTTCGCCCTGCCGCTCGAGCCGAGCCTGATGGGCGGTTACGTCACCCGCAGCACCAACGACAACAGCACGCCCGTCAGCGAGACCGCCTACTACGCCGGCCTGGAGTTCAACAAGTTCCTCTTCGAGAACTCCACCGCCAAGGTCGCGTACGGCGCCTACATGGGCTCCAACATCAACAACGTCCTCGTGGGCAGCGCCGAGAACGCCTTCGACGCCTCGGCGGACAACCTGTACGCGAACACGGGCGCCCTTGAAGGCCGCGTGACCGGGCTGTACTTCACCTGGACCTACTACGACCTCACCTTCGACTACGCCGACTTCAACGTCGACAACAACGGCACCATCACCCACGCGCAGGCCTTCAAGATGGCCTACGAGGTCGAGTTCGGCGAGAAGTAA
- the uvrB gene encoding excinuclease ABC subunit UvrB gives MFRYRGPEPKGDQPEAIRALVEGLTDGARFLTLLGATGTGKTVTMAKVIEAMARPALVLAPNKVLAAQLVAEFRELFPENAVEYFISYYDYYQPEAYVPGRDLYIEKDAAINPEIERLRHSTTRSLLTRRDVIVVASVSAIYGLGNPEDYRAMHLVVEAGATYPREALIERMVELFYERNEVELQPGRFRAKGETLEVWPAYDTEPVRIELWGDEIDRISVVHPVTGERLKELPGFVLYPATHYATPEARLAPAIRAIEQELEERLKELEAQGKLLEAQRLKERTLYDLEMLRLMGHCKGIENYARHLSGRAPGEPPYTLLDYFPEDFLTFIDESHVSVPQLRGMYNGDYQRKRILVEYGFRLPSALDNRPLRFEEFLERTGQIVFVSATPGPFELEHSDRVVEQIIRPTGLLDPKVTVKPTEGQIEDLIGAVRERAARGERVLVTVLTKRMAEDLTAYLTEHGVRARYMHHELDAFERQALIRDLRLGHFDVLVGINLLREGLDIPEVSLVAILDADKTGFLRSERSLIQTIGRAARNAAGEVFLYADQISEAMRAAIEETRRRRAKQEAYNKAHGITPQTIRKAVRAIVKPEDFGEAVLEAVGEDPEDLKEQIAALELEMWRASEALDFERAAELRDRIRALEARLMGLPEPAAEPKAKRRRRRR, from the coding sequence GTGTTCCGTTACCGCGGTCCAGAGCCCAAAGGAGACCAGCCCGAAGCGATCCGCGCCCTCGTGGAGGGCCTGACGGACGGGGCGCGTTTCCTCACCCTTCTCGGCGCGACCGGAACCGGAAAGACCGTCACCATGGCCAAGGTCATCGAGGCCATGGCCCGCCCGGCTCTCGTCCTCGCACCGAACAAGGTGCTCGCCGCGCAGCTCGTGGCCGAGTTCCGCGAGCTCTTTCCGGAGAACGCCGTCGAGTACTTCATCAGCTACTACGACTACTACCAGCCCGAGGCGTACGTGCCGGGGCGGGACCTCTACATCGAGAAGGACGCCGCGATCAACCCCGAGATCGAACGCCTGCGGCACTCCACCACGCGCAGCCTCCTCACGCGGCGCGACGTGATCGTGGTGGCCTCGGTCTCCGCCATCTACGGCCTGGGCAACCCCGAGGACTACCGCGCGATGCACCTCGTCGTCGAGGCCGGCGCGACCTACCCCCGCGAAGCCCTGATCGAGCGCATGGTCGAGCTCTTCTACGAACGGAACGAGGTCGAGCTCCAGCCCGGCCGCTTCCGCGCAAAAGGGGAGACCCTCGAGGTCTGGCCCGCCTACGACACCGAGCCCGTACGCATCGAGCTGTGGGGGGACGAGATCGACCGCATCAGCGTCGTGCATCCCGTCACCGGCGAGCGCCTCAAGGAACTCCCCGGGTTCGTCCTCTACCCCGCCACGCACTACGCCACCCCCGAGGCGCGCCTCGCCCCCGCGATCCGCGCAATCGAACAGGAGCTCGAGGAACGCCTTAAGGAGCTCGAGGCCCAAGGGAAGCTCCTCGAGGCCCAGCGCCTCAAGGAACGCACCCTGTACGACCTCGAGATGCTGCGCTTGATGGGGCACTGCAAGGGCATCGAGAACTACGCGCGCCACCTCTCGGGGCGCGCGCCGGGCGAGCCGCCGTACACGCTCCTCGATTACTTCCCCGAGGACTTCCTCACCTTCATCGACGAGTCCCACGTGAGCGTTCCCCAGCTGCGCGGGATGTACAACGGGGACTACCAGCGCAAGCGGATCCTGGTGGAGTACGGGTTCCGCCTGCCCAGCGCGCTCGACAACCGCCCCCTGCGCTTCGAGGAGTTCCTCGAGCGCACCGGGCAGATCGTCTTCGTCTCCGCGACGCCCGGCCCGTTCGAGCTCGAGCACTCGGACCGCGTGGTGGAGCAGATCATCCGGCCTACGGGCCTCCTCGACCCCAAGGTGACGGTGAAGCCCACCGAGGGGCAGATCGAGGACCTGATCGGCGCGGTCCGGGAGCGGGCCGCGCGGGGGGAGCGCGTCTTGGTCACGGTCCTCACCAAGCGCATGGCGGAGGACCTCACCGCCTACCTCACCGAGCACGGGGTGCGCGCGCGGTACATGCACCACGAACTCGACGCGTTCGAGCGCCAGGCCCTCATCCGCGACCTGCGCCTGGGGCACTTCGACGTCCTCGTGGGGATCAACCTCCTGCGGGAAGGGCTGGACATTCCCGAGGTCAGCCTGGTCGCGATCCTGGATGCGGACAAGACCGGGTTCCTCCGCAGCGAGCGCAGCCTGATCCAGACGATCGGGCGGGCGGCGCGCAACGCGGCGGGCGAGGTCTTCCTCTACGCGGACCAAATCAGCGAGGCCATGCGTGCGGCGATCGAGGAGACGCGCCGTCGCCGCGCCAAGCAAGAAGCGTACAACAAGGCCCACGGCATTACGCCCCAAACGATCCGAAAGGCCGTGCGGGCCATCGTCAAGCCCGAGGACTTCGGGGAGGCGGTTCTCGAGGCGGTGGGGGAGGACCCGGAGGACCTCAAGGAACAGATCGCCGCGCTGGAGCTCGAGATGTGGCGGGCCTCGGAGGCGCTGGACTTCGAGCGCGCCGCGGAGCTCCGCGACCGCATCCGCGCCCTCGAAGCCCGGCTCATGGGGTTGCCCGAGCCCGCAGCGGAACCCAAGGCCAAGCGCCGCCGGCGGCGGCGCTAG